The sequence CATTTgtgaactatatatatataagacttCAATGGATCGTACATATTTGTTTCGTCCACTATTCGACTTTAACTTCAACAAAAGATTagatttataaatattaaatcattATGTTATCTAAATATATAGATTAATTTATCATCTTTATATCATAGATGTTTCATCGTCTCGTCCCATAATTCCAAGGTTAATTGACAAATATTTTCATTTCATGTTTCCAAAAAGAAACAAACTTCAAAGAATCTGACAAAAATTGTCTACCATCAAACATGGTTCATTAAACAACAACAAATTTCATATATACAAAGCTGCTCATGCCTCTAAGGCCAATAGTTTAATCAGTAACATAAATGATGTTTATCATATCACCTATAAAGAAACAAAACTACACTTCATACCTCTAGGACCAACTCAGCTGATGGTAATAAACTTACTAGCGCGACGTCTAGGACCACCTTGCCGTTTCTTCATCTTTCCCCAACTCTGCAGAAATCCCACTTTACTGCGAGTCGCCGGTTCTTTCATAATGGAGGCCATTGGTTTCTTGGCATTTGAAGGACATGATCTGGAGTGGGTTTTGGATCTTTCGCTCGAGTTCTTTACTAAGTTTCTCGTCGATGAACATGTTCTCTGGAATGGTTTAACCGTGTTATGGTCTTTAGTTGCACGGCCCCTCACAGGTCTACATGACAAAGTAACTCTTTCTTTCTCTTCATTAACATCGCGAGAGAGATTTTGGACCTTCTTCTGAGATGGCCAAAGTGTAGTATCCTTAAACTCACCAATCCCATCTGACAAATGCTTGAATCCATCCTTGTTGGTTGAGCCATTTTGCAGTTCCATAACCTTGTTTTCTTGGTCCTCGGCATTACCAGTCGCAGTAGCTATTTCAGCAAGCCAATACAGAGAGTTACTCAAGTTAAAGTCCTGCATCATAGCTGAGGATAGTAAGAGTAAAGTCTCTGCAGCAATCCCATCAGGGTCTGATTCTCCTCGTTCAGATAAACGACTAGGAGTACTGAGTGGCATATCCTTGGATTTTCCTCTCGGCGGAAAACCCTCCTTGTTCTCTGGACTCACAGGAGCCTCCAAGTCTGCCTCTGCAGCAGATTTAGTCCCAACATTGTTACTTGACAGAGATGGAAATGTCTCATTGGAGATTACACAAACATTTAAGTCTATATGAGTTTCAAATTCCATTGGCTTTTCACCGATCCTTGTTTCAAGGTCGATTTTGACACGCTTTTGTTCACACACTTCATGATGATGAATAGAGCTACTAGTACTCAAAATTACTGCTTTGTCGACACTAGAAGCTTGTGATGTTTTGCTTTTGAAAGAGCAAGGAACCCCACTATTATAATCTGGTTTTTCTACGAAGGAAAGCAAATGTTCTTTCGGATCTTCAATTTTGTATTCCTGATTCGAATTCAGAAGGTCTACTTGAGTAATTACAGTCTCTGATGAACAACTGAGTGGCATAGAGTTCAAATCGATACCGACAGATGTATTTCTATCAACAGAGTCCCTACCATAGCTATCATGTCCGCAGTGTTTAGGAACAACAGATCCTGTTTCTACCTCTCCAGAAGCACGAGGATCATGGTGTGAAAACTCGAAGTAGCACGGAAAAGGTTCCAAAGGACTTGTGGAACTTGAAGCCACGGATTCAAGTTGTATGGGTTCATTTAAGTcgatcaaaaaaattttattctgGCATCTTGCATCAAAAGAAGTAGAATCTCCAGTCTTAAAACGAGCAAATTCTGAATCCCTTTTAGGATCTTTAGAAGCATTTACCTCGTCAAACCGCTCCCTCTCTTCTGCATCATGGTACACAGAATCTGGAAATCGAAGATTCAGAATTCTCATTTCATGTCCTTTAC comes from Henckelia pumila isolate YLH828 chromosome 4, ASM3356847v2, whole genome shotgun sequence and encodes:
- the LOC140865004 gene encoding uncharacterized protein — its product is MNCASYVPSCYQPRDLNKCESGFSLHPFVFDGKNGEEQGDSISLLPFNMNQHSGHDKVLLSQIMQKHEATFRYQLQELHRLYRRQRELMDEIKLREMFSQHIQFPTSQSNNCLSQTRSEVSQTSRTTSWILGDRLDNKLSVLSTDNLRGPSDFVAENFQEPTTAHPGLLLTRNCYNRVQAPPFTSKGHEMRILNLRFPDSVYHDAEERERFDEVNASKDPKRDSEFARFKTGDSTSFDARCQNKIFLIDLNEPIQLESVASSSTSPLEPFPCYFEFSHHDPRASGEVETGSVVPKHCGHDSYGRDSVDRNTSVGIDLNSMPLSCSSETVITQVDLLNSNQEYKIEDPKEHLLSFVEKPDYNSGVPCSFKSKTSQASSVDKAVILSTSSSIHHHEVCEQKRVKIDLETRIGEKPMEFETHIDLNVCVISNETFPSLSSNNVGTKSAAEADLEAPVSPENKEGFPPRGKSKDMPLSTPSRLSERGESDPDGIAAETLLLLSSAMMQDFNLSNSLYWLAEIATATGNAEDQENKVMELQNGSTNKDGFKHLSDGIGEFKDTTLWPSQKKVQNLSRDVNEEKERVTLSCRPVRGRATKDHNTVKPFQRTCSSTRNLVKNSSERSKTHSRSCPSNAKKPMASIMKEPATRSKVGFLQSWGKMKKRQGGPRRRASKFITIS